The genomic DNA ACCGCAACAGCACCATCTAATACTCTTAGAGATCTTTCTACCTCTACTGTAAAGTCCACGTGACCTGGTGTGTCTATTATGTTAATTCTGTGATTTTTCCAGAAACAAGTAGTCGCAGCAGATGTTATTGTGATTCCTCTTTCCTGCTCCTGTTCCATCCAGTCCATTGTAGCGGCACCTTCGTGTACTTCTCCTATTTTATGTGTAACTCCTGTATAAAATAAAATTCTCTCTGTTGTTGTTGTTTTCCCGGCATCTATATGTGCCATGATTCCGATATTTCTTGTGTCTTTCAAAGCAACTTCTCTTGCCATTTTTAAAATATCCTCCTTGTCTTAAAGTTACCATCTATAATGTGCGAAAGCTCTGTTTGCTTCTGCCATTTTATAAGTGTCATCTTTCTTTTTCATAGCTCCGCCTTCATTGTTAGCAGCTGCTATTATTTCTTTTCTTAATTTTTCTATCATACCGTATTCTTTTCTTTCTCTTGAGTATCTGATAAGCCATCTGATAGCCAGAGCTTGCTGTCTCTCTACTCTTACTTCAACCGGTACTTGGTATGTAGCTCCACCGATTCTTCTTGATCTTACCTCTAGCTGCGGTTTCAAATTTTCCATTGCTTTTCTAAATACTTCTATACCTTCTTCATTAGTTTCAGCTGTAATTTGATCTAATGCAGTATAGAAAATACTTTCTGATATAGATTTCTTACCATCATACATAAGGCTGTTAATAAATTTAGTTACTAATTTATCTCCATATCTTGAATCTGGTAATACATCTCTTCTTTCGGCTCTTCTTCTTCTTGACATGCCTAAAGTTACCTCCTAATCTTATTTTTTATCTTTCTTAGTTCCGTATCTTGATCTTGCCTGTTTTCTGTTTACTACTCCTGCAGTATCCAGCGCACCTCTGATTATCTTATATCTTACCCCCGGTAAATCTTTTGTTCTTCCTCCTCTGATTAACACAATCGAGTGTTCCTGTAAGTTATGCCCAATTCCAGGTATGTAAGCAGTTACTTCAATACCATTTACTAATTTAACCCTTGCTACTTTTCTTAATGCCGAGTTTGGTTTCTTAGGTGTAGTAGTATATACTCTTACACAAACTCCTCTTTTTTGTGGGTTACCTTTTAGAGCTGGTGATTTTTTCTTTTTTTCCGAAGTTGATCTCCCGTGTCTAACTAATTGATTAATAGTAGGCATTTTTCCTCCTCCCAAATTTTTAATTTTAGATTTTATATATGAAAAATATCATTAACAAAATTACACAAAAATTGCCATGATTTTTAGTCATAACTTAGTTAGTTTACACCATTTCAGTTCCAATGTCAAGAATATTTCAGCTATTATTTTCAAATTTATCTTATATGTTATATATTTTTTATATCATTATGATATATCAATTATATAGTTTTTTATTTTCAGTATTTCTATTATGTTTCAACACATTTTTTTATTTTATAAAATAAAATTTTTTTAGTATATTTTCAAAACAATGCAGCAGTCTGTTTATTTTTTATTTGAGCATTATTCTATTAAAAAAGGGAAATGCACCAAAGTTTTCTCCAGATACATTTCCCTGTTATTTTTACATCTTATTTTTACTTTCCGTCATACATAAATTTTCCTATATCAATAAACTCTCTTACATTTTCTACTCTTCTTGTTATTATCTGTCTTTTTTCATTTTTTGACCCGTAGTTTGTAATGATTTCCAGTCTGATTATTACAGGCTCTCTCAAAGTCTGCGACTGATCTGCATAATACTCCACCTTTATTTCATACTCACCTTTTTTGGCTTTCTTTATAAGAAGCTCTTCAGGCCCGTATCTGAATGTAGTATGGTTATAAATAACTGCATTATTATCAGGCGTCTGTGAATTACTGTAATAAACTCTCACTCCGTCAGGCTGTGTCAGCCACAAATCTATTTCCTGGTTATCCTTTGACCAGTCCAGCACCACCCTGTAATCTACAGGCATCGGATAAATCAGTCTTTTATCTATCATGTTTGTATTCAGCTTGTTTTTATTTTTTTCTATAAGGTTATTCATTTCATTTATTACTATCCCTTTTAATTCCAGTTCATTCGGAGTTCTTTTCTCCAGTATGCTGTTCATCAGCTCAAGCGCTTTCTGCTTTTCTCCGTTTATTTCATAGGCTATGGCCAGATCCCGTATCGACTGGAGATCCTCTCCCTTTAGATCCAGAACTTTTTCAA from Sebaldella termitidis ATCC 33386 includes the following:
- the rpsG gene encoding 30S ribosomal protein S7 — translated: MSRRRRAERRDVLPDSRYGDKLVTKFINSLMYDGKKSISESIFYTALDQITAETNEEGIEVFRKAMENLKPQLEVRSRRIGGATYQVPVEVRVERQQALAIRWLIRYSRERKEYGMIEKLRKEIIAAANNEGGAMKKKDDTYKMAEANRAFAHYRW
- the rpsL gene encoding 30S ribosomal protein S12; translated protein: MPTINQLVRHGRSTSEKKKKSPALKGNPQKRGVCVRVYTTTPKKPNSALRKVARVKLVNGIEVTAYIPGIGHNLQEHSIVLIRGGRTKDLPGVRYKIIRGALDTAGVVNRKQARSRYGTKKDKK